The DNA sequence GCAGCAGGACGTCCTCCACCTCGCGCGGGTAGACGTTGAAGCCGCTGACGAGGATCAGCTCCTTGCGGCGGTCGACGAGGAAGAGGTCGCCGTCGTCGTCGGCGTAGGCGACGTCACCGGTCGCGAACCAGCCGTCGGCGTCCGGCCCGCCGTGGCGGTCCGGCCAGTAGCCGGAGAAGACGTTGGGGCCGCGGACGGCGATCTCGCCGGCGTCGTCCTCCTCGACCTCCTCGCCGCGCTCGTCCACCAGCCGCAGCTCGACGCCGGGGATCGCGCGGCCGATGGAGCCGGGCTTGGCGACCTCCGACATCAACGTCGTCGTGAGGACCGGCGACGTCTCCGTCAGGCCGTACCCCTCGAAGACGTGCTGCCCGGTGCGGTCGAGGATCGACGACAGCGCACTCGCCGGCAGCGGCGCGGCGCCGGAGACGAGCAGCCGCACCGACGCGAACGCCTCGGAGAGGTCCGGGATCATCGACCAGGCGACGTACATGGGCGGCGCGCCGACGACGTTGGTGACGTGGCGACGGCGCACCTCCGCGAGCGTGTCGACCGGATCGAACCGCTCCACCAGCACGCCGGTCGCGCCGGCCTTGGCGACCATGCCGAGGCTCGGGTTGAGGCCGTAGATGTGGAACAGCGGCAGCACGAGCAGCACGACGTCGTCCTCGGCGACGACGGGCGGCGTGATGGCGGCGCACTGGTCGAGGTTCGCGAGCAGCGCGCGGTGGCTGAGCATCGCGCCCTTGGGGCGGCCGGACGTGCCGGACGTGTAGATGAGGACGGCGAGGTCCTCGCCGCCGCCGGTGCCCTCGGTGGCGCCGGCGCCGCCGGAGGCGACGACCGCGTCGAGGGAGGTGGTGCCCTCCGGCGCCTCGGCGGCGTCGGAGACGATCACGTGCCGCAACGCCGCCAGCTCGCCGCGCAGCGCCAGCAGCGACGGGGTGGCGCTGCGGGTCGCGACGACCGCGGCCGCGCCGGAGTCGCCGAGGACGTGCGCCAGCTCGGCGGTCGTGTAGCCGGTGTTGACGGGGACGGCGACGAAGCCGCCGCGGAGGGCGCCGAAGTACGCGACGACGAAGCCGGGCGTGTTGCCGAGCGCCACGGCCACCCGGTCGCCGGGCGCCAGCCCCAGCGCCGCGAGGCCGGCGGCCGCGCCGGCGACGTGGCGTTCCAGCTCCGCCCAGGTCATCGCGGCGTCGCGGTAGAGCAGCGCCGGCTTGTCCGGGGTACGGCGCGCCGCCTCGCGTACGAGGTCAGCCAGGTTCACGAGCCCCTCCGCCTGTGGTCCGCCGCACCCTCACCCGCTGCGCAGTCTGGCACGGCGGCGCCGGGGCGGCAGTTGCTCCTTTCGGGTGCTCAAGCGGGGGTCGCCGGAGCCGACCTTCTTGGCATGGGCCACGGAGCGAAGTCGGTGCCGCGCATCCCCCCGGGGTTCGTCGTCGGCGCGAAGGCGGTGCTGCGCGCCGCCGCCGACGCCGCGCGGCCGGTGCGGACGCTGATCATCGCCGCCGACGCGCCCGCCGCCGCGACCGAGCCGGTACGCCGCCTCGCCGCCGAGCGCGCGCTCGCGCTGGTCGAGGTGCCCAGCTCCGAGGACCTGGGCCGCCGCTGCGGCCTGCCCCGGCCCGTCGCGGCCGCGGCGGAGCTGCGTTCGGCCTGAGGCGCTGCTCGCGGGTCCCGGCCGTCGCGAGCGGCGGCCAGGACGGTGCATCGCCAGGCGGAGGAGGAGCCGACAGCAGCGCTGTCGGCGACGACGACAACGCCGCGAGGCGCCGTGCTGGCCGCCGCGCAGCAGGGCGGGACTCGTGAGCAACGCCTTGGGACCAAGGTCCCGAACCGTCTAGTCACGACGGGCTCAAGTAATTCCGGGTCCTGCCGATACATCTCGTGCAAGCAACCACACCGAGACGACCGCCGACCTCGACAAAGGCACACCGCGCGCGAGCGCGGGTCGCAAAGGCATGGAACTGCCGCCAGGCAGTCAGCCAGCCCACCGAAGGGTCAACGGCCAGTCCCTGGTCTACCGGCTCACCACACGTGGAGACGGCAGCCGCCTCGGGTCTCTTCCCGGAGGTGCTGCACGTGCTTCGCCGACTGACCTCGCTCGCCGCCGCCGCCACCGTCG is a window from the Mycobacteriales bacterium genome containing:
- a CDS encoding AMP-binding protein, giving the protein MNLADLVREAARRTPDKPALLYRDAAMTWAELERHVAGAAAGLAALGLAPGDRVAVALGNTPGFVVAYFGALRGGFVAVPVNTGYTTAELAHVLGDSGAAAVVATRSATPSLLALRGELAALRHVIVSDAAEAPEGTTSLDAVVASGGAGATEGTGGGEDLAVLIYTSGTSGRPKGAMLSHRALLANLDQCAAITPPVVAEDDVVLLVLPLFHIYGLNPSLGMVAKAGATGVLVERFDPVDTLAEVRRRHVTNVVGAPPMYVAWSMIPDLSEAFASVRLLVSGAAPLPASALSSILDRTGQHVFEGYGLTETSPVLTTTLMSEVAKPGSIGRAIPGVELRLVDERGEEVEEDDAGEIAVRGPNVFSGYWPDRHGGPDADGWFATGDVAYADDDGDLFLVDRRKELILVSGFNVYPREVEDVLLRHPDVEEAAVIGIPHPYTGEAVKALVVRRAGAQLSADDVIAHCALSLARFKCPGAVEFVDELPHSATGKVSKGALRESAGLLAR
- a CDS encoding ribosomal L7Ae/L30e/S12e/Gadd45 family protein — protein: MGHGAKSVPRIPPGFVVGAKAVLRAAADAARPVRTLIIAADAPAAATEPVRRLAAERALALVEVPSSEDLGRRCGLPRPVAAAAELRSA